From a single Terriglobales bacterium genomic region:
- a CDS encoding FmdB family zinc ribbon protein — MPRYEYLCLDCKKPFEKILTLAEHEKEQKLVCPHCGSQKVAQQATPFFAVTSRKAA; from the coding sequence ATGCCCCGCTACGAATATCTCTGCCTGGACTGCAAGAAGCCCTTCGAAAAGATCCTGACCCTTGCGGAGCACGAGAAGGAGCAGAAGCTGGTCTGCCCCCACTGCGGCTCCCAGAAGGTGGCCCAGCAGGCCACCCCTTTCTTCGCGGTGACCTCGCGCAAGGCCGCGTGA
- the gcvPA gene encoding aminomethyl-transferring glycine dehydrogenase subunit GcvPA, which produces MRYLPKSSAERAAMLREMGARSIDDLFAPIPAEYRLKGDLNIPRAFAESEIVDYFRQRSTDNAAGYTLFLGAGAYQHYRPVVIDALISRGEFFTAYTPYQAEVSQGTLQAIFEFQSMICELTGMEVANASMYDGSTAVPESVMMAARATGRHRAVIARSLHPEYREVLATYTQHQGLPVSLAGFGENGRVDLAALEKAVTEETACVVVQSPNFFGTIEDVAAAADIAHRKGALLVVSIAEAVSLGIVKPPAEADIVCMEAQSFGIPLGFGGPYAGVIATKEKFVRQIPGRLVGQTVDREGKRGFCLTLSTREQHIRREKATSNICTNQALVALMANIFMTIYGREGLKELAKQNLAKAAYAAGEFGKKAKVLFGSAPRFNEFVVQTKEDPHAINSRLLDQRIVGGFPLQKFYPELGNAALWCCTEMTTRAAIDAAVKAVTE; this is translated from the coding sequence ATGCGCTATCTTCCCAAGTCTTCCGCCGAGCGCGCCGCGATGTTGCGCGAGATGGGTGCGCGCAGCATCGACGACCTGTTCGCGCCCATCCCCGCCGAATACCGGCTGAAGGGCGACCTGAACATCCCGCGCGCCTTCGCCGAGAGCGAGATCGTGGACTACTTCCGGCAGCGCTCCACCGACAACGCCGCCGGCTACACCCTGTTCCTGGGCGCGGGCGCCTACCAGCACTACCGCCCGGTGGTGATCGACGCGCTCATCTCGCGCGGCGAGTTCTTCACCGCCTATACGCCCTACCAGGCGGAGGTCTCGCAGGGCACGCTGCAGGCCATCTTCGAGTTCCAGAGCATGATCTGCGAACTGACCGGCATGGAGGTGGCCAACGCCTCCATGTACGACGGCTCGACCGCCGTGCCCGAGTCGGTGATGATGGCGGCGCGCGCCACCGGGCGCCATCGCGCGGTCATCGCTCGCTCGCTCCATCCTGAGTACCGCGAGGTGCTGGCCACCTACACCCAGCACCAGGGCCTGCCGGTCTCGCTCGCTGGGTTCGGCGAGAACGGCCGCGTGGACCTGGCGGCGCTGGAAAAAGCGGTGACGGAGGAGACGGCGTGCGTGGTCGTCCAGTCGCCCAACTTTTTTGGCACCATCGAGGACGTGGCCGCCGCCGCCGACATCGCCCATAGGAAGGGCGCGCTGCTGGTGGTCTCCATCGCGGAGGCGGTCTCGCTGGGCATCGTGAAGCCGCCGGCGGAGGCCGACATCGTGTGCATGGAGGCGCAGTCCTTCGGCATCCCCCTGGGTTTCGGCGGGCCCTACGCCGGCGTGATCGCCACCAAGGAAAAGTTCGTGCGCCAGATCCCGGGGCGGCTGGTAGGCCAGACCGTGGACCGGGAAGGGAAGCGCGGCTTCTGCCTGACCCTCTCCACCCGCGAGCAGCACATCCGGCGGGAGAAGGCGACCTCGAACATCTGCACCAACCAGGCGCTGGTGGCGCTGATGGCCAACATCTTCATGACCATCTACGGGCGCGAGGGGTTGAAGGAACTGGCCAAACAGAACCTGGCCAAGGCCGCCTACGCCGCGGGCGAGTTCGGGAAGAAGGCCAAGGTGCTGTTCGGCAGCGCGCCCCGCTTCAACGAGTTCGTGGTCCAGACCAAGGAAGACCCGCATGCCATCAACAGCCGCCTGCTCGACCAGAGGATCGTGGGCGGCTTTCCACTGCAGAAGTTCTATCCCGAGCTGGGCAACGCGGCCCTGTGGTGCTGCACCGAGATGACCACGCGAGCGGCCATCGACGCAGCGGTGAAGGCGGTGACGGAATGA
- the gcvPB gene encoding aminomethyl-transferring glycine dehydrogenase subunit GcvPB, with product MKDRIRKATEHVNQNEGLIFEKSSPGKAAWMLPPLDVPEADPQKLLGAAARADLGAMPEVSEIEIIRHFTRLSTWNYGVDTGMYPLGSCTMKYNPRVNEAVARLEGLANGHPYQPERISQGALLILKVLSKCLLEICGMDAVTLQPAAGAHGEFTGILLARAYLQSKGNPRKKVLIPDSAHGTNPATVTMSGYTVENLKSNAAGMVDLGALEAQMNEDVAALMLTNPNTLGVFEQEIHKIADILHAKGGLLYMDGANMNALVGKARPGDFGVDVMHLNLHKTFSTPHGGGGPGSGPVLCKQALEPFLPVPVIVTRPDGLMGFEYNRPQSVGRVRAFYGNFGMHIRALAYIMANGPEGLRQTTEDAVLNANYVRKKLEGVYDLPYATPTMHEVVFSDKLQGKSGVKTGDIAKRLIDYGFHPYTVSFPLIVHGALMIEPTESESLEELDLFVDAMKAIAEECERSPKLVQEAPHTTRVSRLDEVQAARKPVLRWKPEAKPAAAD from the coding sequence ATGAAAGACCGCATCCGCAAGGCCACCGAGCACGTGAACCAGAACGAAGGGCTGATCTTCGAGAAGTCGTCTCCGGGGAAGGCGGCGTGGATGCTGCCGCCGCTGGACGTCCCCGAGGCCGACCCGCAGAAGCTGCTGGGGGCGGCGGCGCGCGCCGACCTGGGCGCCATGCCCGAGGTCAGCGAGATCGAGATCATCCGCCACTTCACCCGCCTCTCCACCTGGAACTACGGTGTGGACACGGGCATGTATCCGCTGGGCTCCTGCACCATGAAGTACAACCCGCGGGTGAATGAGGCGGTGGCGCGGCTGGAGGGCCTGGCCAATGGGCATCCCTACCAGCCGGAGCGCATCTCGCAGGGAGCGCTGCTCATCCTGAAGGTGCTGTCGAAGTGCCTGCTGGAGATCTGCGGCATGGACGCGGTCACGCTGCAGCCGGCCGCGGGCGCGCACGGGGAGTTCACCGGCATCCTGCTGGCGCGCGCTTACCTGCAGTCGAAGGGCAATCCGCGCAAGAAGGTGCTCATCCCGGACTCGGCGCACGGCACCAACCCCGCCACCGTCACCATGAGCGGCTATACGGTGGAGAACCTGAAGTCCAACGCCGCCGGCATGGTCGACCTGGGCGCGCTCGAGGCGCAGATGAACGAGGACGTGGCCGCGCTCATGCTCACCAATCCCAATACCCTGGGGGTGTTCGAGCAGGAGATCCACAAGATCGCCGACATCCTGCACGCCAAGGGCGGGCTGCTCTACATGGACGGCGCCAACATGAACGCGCTGGTGGGCAAGGCGCGTCCCGGCGACTTCGGCGTGGACGTCATGCACCTGAACCTGCACAAGACCTTCTCCACGCCCCACGGCGGAGGCGGCCCGGGCTCGGGCCCGGTGCTGTGCAAGCAGGCGCTGGAGCCCTTCCTGCCGGTGCCGGTGATCGTCACCCGTCCCGACGGGCTCATGGGCTTCGAATACAACCGCCCGCAGTCGGTGGGACGGGTGCGCGCTTTCTACGGCAACTTCGGGATGCACATCCGCGCGCTCGCCTACATCATGGCCAACGGCCCTGAGGGCCTGCGCCAGACCACCGAGGACGCGGTGCTCAACGCCAACTACGTGCGCAAGAAGCTGGAGGGCGTGTACGACCTGCCCTACGCCACGCCCACCATGCACGAGGTGGTCTTCAGCGACAAGCTGCAGGGGAAGTCCGGAGTCAAGACCGGGGACATCGCCAAGCGCCTGATCGACTACGGCTTCCACCCCTACACCGTATCGTTCCCGCTGATCGTGCACGGCGCGCTCATGATCGAGCCCACGGAGAGCGAGTCGCTGGAGGAGCTGGACCTGTTCGTGGACGCCATGAAGGCGATCGCGGAAGAGTGTGAGCGCTCGCCCAAGCTGGTGCAGGAGGCGCCGCACACCACCCGGGTCTCGCGGCTCGACGAGGTGCAGGCGGCACGCAAGCCGGTGCTGCGCTGGAAGCCCGAAGCCAAGCCCGCCGCCGCGGACTAG
- the gcvH gene encoding glycine cleavage system protein GcvH — MAYPKELKYTKEHEWIKVEGTTGTVGITHHAQEALGDIVFVELPKPGAEVAAGKSFGTVESVKAVSELYAPASGTVTAVNEELNTAPEKINQDAHAAWMIKITLKDAAELNNLLSAEEYEKFVTEEH, encoded by the coding sequence ATGGCGTATCCCAAAGAGCTCAAGTACACGAAGGAACACGAGTGGATCAAGGTGGAGGGCACGACCGGGACGGTCGGCATCACCCACCACGCCCAGGAGGCGCTGGGCGACATCGTGTTCGTGGAATTGCCCAAGCCGGGCGCGGAAGTCGCCGCCGGCAAGAGCTTCGGCACGGTGGAGTCGGTGAAGGCGGTCTCTGAACTCTATGCCCCGGCCTCGGGCACGGTCACCGCGGTCAACGAGGAGCTGAACACCGCGCCGGAGAAGATCAACCAGGACGCGCATGCCGCCTGGATGATCAAGATCACGCTCAAGGACGCCGCCGAACTGAACAACCTGCTCAGCGCCGAGGAGTACGAGAAGTTCGTGACAGAGGAACACTAG